Genomic window (Candidatus Bipolaricaulota bacterium):
GACCCGATCGCCCCCATCACGCTGATCGCCCTGACCCCCTTCTCCTTGAGGAGGGTGTAGTTTTGTTCGGCAAGCTCGAGCTGACGCGCTAAAATGTCCTCTCCGTTGAGACGAATGTCATGCATCTCTCCTCCTTCGGGAGTGATGATAAGCGGTGGAAATTGGGAACGCAATGAGGAGGACAGGGTGACGAGAAAACGGGATCATGCGCGCCTCCTTCGGGAGCTCGGCGATGAGTACGCGCGCCGGTTTCCGACCTCGGCGCGGTTGAACAAGCGGGCGGAGAACGTGCTCGTCGACGGAGGGAGCCACGCCCTCCGGCTGATGCGCCCGTTCCCGCCGCGGCCCGTCCGGGCGGACGGGGCGTGGATTCTCGATGAGGACGGACACCGAATCCTTGATTTCTGGCAGGGGCACCACGCCAACATCCTTGGTCACAACCCGCGGTTCCTGACGGATGCGCTCGCCCGGTATTTCCAGGACGGGCAGGGGCTCCTGACAGGGTTCACCGACAGGCTGCAAGTCGAGGTCGCCGAGCTCCTCTGTCGAACGACCGGAGCAGAGCGGGTCCGGTTCACCACCTCCGGGACACTTGCCACGATGTACGCGATCCTCCTCGCCCGCGGGTACACCGGGCGGAACATCGTGCTCAAGGTGGGAGGGGGATGGCACGGGGCACAGCCGTGGGGGCGCAGCCGTGGGGACTGAAGGGGGTCCATTTCGAGGGGGACATCGGCTTCCAGGGGATGGAGACGGCGGGATTGCCAGACGCGATGGACGCGCAGGTCGTCGTCACCCGGTACAACGACGCGGAGATGCTGGAGGATCGATTCCGAGAGTACGGTGATCGGATCGCCTGCTTCATCGTCGAGCCGTTCATCGGGGCCGGGGGGATGCTCCCCGCCGCGCCCGAGTTCCTGCGCACCGCCCGTGCCCTCACCGCGCGCTACGGGGCGGTCCTCATCTTCGACGAGATCGTGTCCGGGTTCAGGTTCCGCGCCGGAGACACAGGGAGGATGTACGGAGTACAGCCGGACCTCGCCGCGTTCGGGAAGGTAATCGGTGGTGGGATGCCGGTCGCCGCGGTCGGAGGGCGGGCGGAGATCATGGCCCTCGCCGGGCGCAAGGGCGGGATGCGGGTCGCGTTCTCCGGCGGGACCTACTCCGGA
Coding sequences:
- a CDS encoding aminotransferase class III-fold pyridoxal phosphate-dependent enzyme; translated protein: MTRKRDHARLLRELGDEYARRFPTSARLNKRAENVLVDGGSHALRLMRPFPPRPVRADGAWILDEDGHRILDFWQGHHANILGHNPRFLTDALARYFQDGQGLLTGFTDRLQVEVAELLCRTTGAERVRFTTSGTLATMYAILLARGYTGRNIVLKVGGGWHGAQPWGRSRGD
- a CDS encoding aminotransferase class III-fold pyridoxal phosphate-dependent enzyme; translated protein: MARGTAVGAQPWGLKGVHFEGDIGFQGMETAGLPDAMDAQVVVTRYNDAEMLEDRFREYGDRIACFIVEPFIGAGGMLPAAPEFLRTARALTARYGAVLIFDEIVSGFRFRAGDTGRMYGVQPDLAAFGKVIGGGMPVAAVGGRAEIMALAGRKGGMRVAFSGGTYSGHPASLLAAKTMLEHLVAHEAEIYPRLTELAILAHRTVEKAFMDEGIYARCTGYGNEVLPESASAMLLFPYDEGVVPRSPDAARNPEICDLVLGEEVLRVAMLLEGVHVTHGLGSVTTAHTEDDLQFLGDACRRVARRIGPYLA